A part of bacterium genomic DNA contains:
- a CDS encoding HD-GYP domain-containing protein, protein MVRWFLYVSIPSVALGILAQHPALDVQWELSWAHLVLVSAAGVVGIVLATLLARVAAKTENARIIILALAFHAMGVFLVVHALLTPETLLPIATTGTEWTLILGFLLCSVLLAASSYRYSPPTQQTITRVGPYLFLVVMAVALLAALAAVRYPAFLALGGAPSSEEGYESVNMLIVAGGSLLAFAALAAATVPYYRDFRLTGLPFPHAMVTGLLILQVSAVAFATSATWHVRWWEYHVLLLAGLGVILLAVLREAARRNSVSEVFATLLVGDTVGKLEHSYAEVLQAFVDIVEARHADTHGHSARVARLSTRIGEELGLSPERLRALHQTALLHDVGKIVVPDVILNKPGKLTPGEFALVASHTTVGDDLIRRIPPLAFARPGIRWHHERLDGSGYPDGLKGEAIPLEARIVAVADTYDAMTSARPYRSASSTATAVAELQERAGSEYDGSTVTALANHLRHAADPGTAAAPARLASPSPSPFGRSALAIIRD, encoded by the coding sequence ATGGTTCGGTGGTTTCTCTACGTGTCGATCCCGAGCGTCGCGCTCGGCATCCTTGCGCAGCATCCGGCCTTGGACGTCCAATGGGAGCTCTCCTGGGCGCACCTGGTTCTCGTGAGCGCGGCCGGGGTCGTCGGGATCGTCCTCGCGACGCTCCTCGCCCGCGTCGCCGCCAAAACGGAGAACGCCCGAATCATCATCCTCGCCCTTGCGTTCCACGCGATGGGCGTCTTCCTCGTGGTGCACGCGCTGCTGACCCCAGAGACCCTGCTCCCGATCGCCACGACCGGGACGGAATGGACCCTGATCCTCGGCTTTCTGCTGTGCAGCGTGTTGCTGGCGGCCAGCAGCTATCGGTACTCCCCTCCCACGCAGCAGACCATCACCCGCGTCGGACCGTACCTGTTCCTCGTGGTGATGGCGGTCGCGCTCCTAGCCGCGCTAGCGGCCGTCCGCTATCCTGCGTTTCTCGCGCTCGGCGGTGCCCCGTCGTCCGAGGAAGGATATGAGAGCGTCAACATGCTCATCGTCGCGGGCGGAAGCCTGCTGGCGTTCGCTGCACTGGCCGCCGCAACCGTCCCGTACTACCGCGACTTCCGGCTGACGGGGCTCCCGTTTCCTCATGCCATGGTCACGGGCTTGCTCATCCTGCAGGTGTCGGCCGTCGCGTTCGCCACATCCGCGACGTGGCACGTACGCTGGTGGGAATATCATGTGCTCCTCCTTGCGGGGCTCGGCGTGATCCTCCTCGCCGTGCTGCGGGAGGCGGCGCGACGCAACAGCGTCTCGGAAGTGTTCGCCACCCTGCTCGTCGGGGACACCGTCGGCAAGCTCGAACACAGTTACGCGGAGGTGTTACAGGCCTTCGTGGACATCGTCGAGGCGCGGCACGCGGACACGCACGGGCACTCTGCCCGCGTGGCCCGGCTCTCGACGCGCATCGGTGAGGAACTGGGGTTGTCCCCCGAGCGGCTGCGCGCGCTCCATCAAACGGCGCTCCTGCACGACGTGGGCAAGATCGTCGTGCCCGACGTCATCCTCAACAAACCCGGGAAGCTGACGCCGGGCGAGTTCGCGCTCGTCGCGTCCCACACCACCGTTGGGGACGACTTGATCCGCCGCATTCCGCCGCTCGCCTTCGCGCGTCCCGGCATCCGTTGGCACCACGAACGGCTCGACGGCTCGGGGTATCCTGACGGCTTGAAGGGCGAGGCGATCCCCCTGGAAGCCCGCATTGTTGCGGTGGCGGACACGTACGACGCGATGACGTCGGCGAGGCCGTACCGCAGCGCGTCGTCGACAGCCACCGCGGTGGCCGAGCTGCAGGAGCGCGCGGGAAGCGAATATGACGGGTCGACCGTGACCGCACTCGCGAACCATCTGCGGCACGCCGCGGACCCGGGCACGGCGGCGGCTCCGGCGCGCCTCGCGTCGCCTTCGCCGTCCCCGTTCGGGCGGTCCGCGCTGGCAATTATCCGCGACTGA
- a CDS encoding CAP domain-containing protein: MSWQRVVAVVGGAAVLSALVTGMVLSAPAAGGVITVPAGLATSNPRLVPRAEVELFGLLNRARARVHESPLAMDPHLRSTARALSQDMALHGFLGHVSSSGATLLQRLSAEMRPGTMVGENVGLVPTVEEANRAFLASPVHRTVMLYPAFRYVGIGITTAGNEELVITEDFAQ; the protein is encoded by the coding sequence ATGAGCTGGCAGCGGGTAGTTGCGGTGGTCGGCGGCGCCGCCGTGCTCTCGGCGTTGGTCACCGGGATGGTGCTGTCGGCGCCGGCGGCGGGGGGCGTGATCACGGTCCCCGCCGGGCTGGCGACCTCGAACCCCAGGCTCGTCCCTCGTGCGGAGGTGGAACTGTTCGGGCTCCTGAACCGCGCGCGTGCGCGCGTTCACGAAAGCCCCTTGGCCATGGACCCGCATCTCCGATCGACGGCCAGAGCGCTCTCGCAGGACATGGCCCTTCATGGCTTCCTGGGGCACGTCTCCTCATCGGGAGCAACCCTGCTCCAGCGGCTGTCCGCGGAGATGCGGCCTGGCACGATGGTCGGGGAGAACGTGGGATTGGTACCCACCGTCGAAGAGGCGAACCGGGCGTTCCTCGCGAGTCCCGTGCATCGCACCGTGATGCTGTATCCCGCGTTCCGATACGTGGGGATCGGGATCACGACCGCCGGGAACGAAGAGCTCGTGATCACGGAAGACTTCGCGCAGTAG
- the uppS gene encoding polyprenyl diphosphate synthase, whose amino-acid sequence MSEGLRPVVLTGVLYRIYETRLLRTLLGGPLPRHLGLILDGNRRYAQHTGLTARDGYLRGAGKVDEILEWCEALRIPQVTIWVLSMENLDRSPEELGSLLDVLVRKIRDLARHPATARTRRRIRAVGRLDALPRPLREAVADAERETAAYDGCLLNIAVGYSGRQEIADAVAALVRARFRPGMTADELAACVTPEEIGRHVYAGGDEDPDLIIRTSGEIRLSGFLLWQSVYSEYYFCDVYWPAFRRVDFLRALRSYQQRQRRFGR is encoded by the coding sequence GTGTCCGAGGGACTGCGACCCGTCGTGCTGACCGGTGTGCTCTACCGGATCTACGAGACGCGACTCCTGCGGACGCTGCTGGGCGGTCCGCTGCCCAGGCACCTCGGGTTGATCCTTGACGGAAACCGACGCTACGCTCAGCACACGGGTTTGACCGCCCGAGACGGCTACCTCCGTGGCGCCGGTAAGGTCGACGAGATCCTTGAGTGGTGCGAGGCGCTCAGGATCCCCCAGGTCACGATCTGGGTCTTGTCCATGGAGAACCTCGATCGGTCGCCGGAAGAGCTCGGCTCGTTGCTGGACGTTCTGGTGCGGAAGATCCGCGATCTTGCCCGTCATCCGGCGACGGCGCGCACCCGGCGGCGCATCCGGGCCGTCGGCCGGCTCGACGCGCTGCCGCGTCCGCTCCGGGAGGCGGTCGCCGACGCGGAGCGCGAAACGGCCGCGTACGACGGCTGTCTCTTGAACATCGCGGTCGGGTACAGCGGGCGTCAGGAGATTGCCGACGCCGTTGCCGCGCTGGTGCGCGCGCGGTTCCGTCCCGGGATGACGGCGGACGAACTCGCGGCGTGCGTCACCCCCGAGGAGATCGGCAGGCACGTGTACGCGGGCGGCGACGAAGATCCCGATCTGATCATCCGGACGAGCGGCGAGATCCGGCTGAGCGGGTTCCTCCTCTGGCAAAGCGTGTACAGCGAGTACTACTTCTGCGACGTGTATTGGCCAGCGTTCCGGCGCGTCGACTTCCTGCGGGCGCTCCGCAGCTACCAGCAGCGTCAGCGGCGGTTCGGCCGGTAG
- a CDS encoding creatininase family protein, whose product MKDTVLLEEMSWPEVQAALERGVRTIVIVAASIEQHGPHLPTMTDTAIGRAVGELVARKLGKALLAPVIRPGCSDHHLAFPGSISIPHEVMIATVTAYVRSLAPHGFDTFVLLSSHGGNFDVLETAARRLRDEYASGGVRIVGAFGREALLEMSRVMVAAAAAHGAAQDVDAIHADATETSVMMVRHPDLVAADRLERGLLGRINPDEVFRRGLRAMTPNGIFGDATLAAPEIGITVLERLSDHLVEVVRRQLAAG is encoded by the coding sequence GTGAAAGACACGGTATTGCTGGAGGAGATGTCGTGGCCCGAGGTGCAGGCGGCGCTCGAGCGCGGCGTGCGGACGATTGTGATCGTGGCCGCGTCGATCGAGCAGCACGGTCCGCACCTACCCACCATGACCGACACCGCGATCGGGCGCGCGGTCGGCGAATTGGTGGCGCGGAAGCTCGGCAAGGCCCTGCTGGCCCCGGTGATCCGGCCGGGGTGCTCCGACCACCACCTTGCGTTTCCCGGAAGCATCTCGATCCCTCACGAGGTCATGATCGCGACGGTCACGGCGTACGTCCGGTCCCTCGCGCCCCACGGATTCGATACCTTTGTGCTGCTGTCGTCCCACGGAGGGAACTTCGACGTCCTGGAGACCGCGGCGCGGCGATTGCGTGACGAGTACGCGTCGGGCGGCGTGCGGATCGTCGGTGCGTTCGGACGCGAAGCGTTGTTGGAAATGTCGCGCGTGATGGTCGCGGCCGCGGCTGCCCACGGCGCCGCGCAGGACGTCGACGCGATCCACGCCGACGCGACCGAGACGTCGGTGATGATGGTGCGGCACCCGGACCTGGTGGCCGCCGATCGGCTCGAGCGGGGCCTCCTCGGCCGCATCAATCCCGATGAAGTATTTCGGCGAGGGCTGCGGGCGATGACGCCGAACGGCATCTTCGGCGACGCGACGCTGGCCGCGCCGGAGATCGGGATCACCGTGCTTGAGCGACTGTCCGACCATCTGGTCGAGGTGGTGCGCCGCCAACTCGCCGCCGGGTGA
- the ligD gene encoding non-homologous end-joining DNA ligase: MLAEAGKAAFDSPEWTYEPKWDGIRILAHVQQDRVRLWSRNLENYTGLFAPVADSLKSITVPVVLDGEVVAVGADGLPDFGALQQWLRPGSRPRTGHVSYVVFDCLYVDGHTLRDRPLKERQDVLAALKPVLTSDFVRVTDPFPGALGTFVYEECQRQGLEGVVAKRLASTYRPGKRSKDWRKMAFHRREEFVVGGYLSSAPNRLSALILGQYDRKEKLAYAGLVGGGLSVGARKAILEQLKTMVTAVSPFRSVPTLRDHWGEMRTDLRPQWVKPTLVVEVEYRERLEDGLRHAALKALRPDKTPRAVRRA, encoded by the coding sequence ATGCTGGCCGAAGCTGGGAAGGCAGCGTTCGACAGCCCCGAATGGACCTACGAACCGAAATGGGACGGCATCCGGATTCTCGCGCACGTCCAACAAGATCGGGTTCGTCTGTGGTCTCGGAACCTCGAGAACTACACAGGCCTGTTCGCCCCGGTCGCTGATTCGCTGAAATCGATCACCGTTCCGGTCGTACTGGACGGAGAGGTCGTGGCGGTAGGCGCGGACGGGCTCCCTGACTTTGGCGCGCTGCAACAATGGCTGCGCCCAGGAAGCCGGCCGCGCACCGGCCACGTATCCTATGTTGTGTTCGACTGCCTCTACGTGGACGGACACACACTTCGCGACCGTCCCCTGAAAGAACGGCAAGATGTCTTGGCCGCGTTGAAGCCCGTGCTCACTAGCGACTTCGTGCGCGTGACCGACCCGTTTCCGGGTGCACTGGGCACCTTCGTCTATGAGGAGTGCCAGCGGCAAGGGCTGGAAGGCGTCGTGGCCAAGCGGCTCGCGAGCACGTATCGCCCCGGCAAGCGGTCGAAGGATTGGCGCAAGATGGCGTTCCACCGACGGGAAGAGTTTGTCGTCGGCGGGTATCTGTCATCGGCGCCGAACCGTCTCAGCGCACTGATTCTCGGACAGTATGACCGCAAGGAGAAGCTCGCCTACGCGGGCCTCGTCGGCGGCGGGCTCTCGGTCGGGGCGCGCAAGGCGATCCTCGAACAACTGAAGACGATGGTCACCGCAGTCTCGCCATTTCGCTCGGTTCCCACGCTGAGGGATCATTGGGGCGAGATGCGCACCGACTTACGGCCACAGTGGGTGAAGCCCACGCTCGTCGTCGAAGTCGAATACCGAGAGCGGTTGGAGGACGGGCTCCGCCACGCCGCGCTGAAGGCGCTGCGTCCGGACAAAACCCCTCGTGCCGTGCGCCGAGCCTAA